From a region of the Lactuca sativa cultivar Salinas chromosome 4, Lsat_Salinas_v11, whole genome shotgun sequence genome:
- the LOC111909754 gene encoding LEAF RUST 10 DISEASE-RESISTANCE LOCUS RECEPTOR-LIKE PROTEIN KINASE-like 1.5 → MPQPPPPLLRLITHLVFIFTTVSGHTCGSSPPCPPFTTTPPPFPFSHSPGCGHPSFQIQCSPPPLPATISINNHRFSVIHYDPTTTSLSLSLHPTTVANCSTTHSLSTIPNRPINLSNSPFQPTDSFCSRLSYLRPCLPPNLPNCSHCPWECRITKNPLQIIHSCGPIHPPQLSTEGCQADILGFLDSFLKFGIEVEWEEKDSYFSSCGACESNNGVCGFNSSDPKKPFLCFESLSKSQKLSPAKEKPKLRVVMMTLAILFLCFLMFILISTYVSRRRKNSPLEDPAVVYLHRHRSASLLPPVYTFEELQSSTNNFDPQRKIGDGGFGSVYVGHLRENRIHAIKYLHKHNPTSNSFSTKSFCNEILILSSLNHPNLVKLHGYCSDPRGLLLVYEYVPNGTLSDHLHVHKKRCLTWQVRIDIALQIATAIEYLHFSVVPPIVHRDITSNNIFVDKDMRVRVGDFGLSRLLDPGCVWTGPQGTPGYLDPDYYRSFRLTEKSDIYSFGVVLLELVTGMRAVDGRRDKREMALADMAVAKIQMGLLGEVIDPRLATVDGGGVAALAELSFRCVAADKDDRPDAKEVVAELRRIKGRLRGVGGGGGGAAVGPMRASNSSNVVVPDGGPLVMD, encoded by the coding sequence ATGCCCCAACCACCACCGCCGCTCCTCCGCCTAATAACACATCTCGTCTTCATTTTCACCACCGTCTCCGGTCATACCTGTGGTAGTTCTCCTCCCTGTCCCCCCTTCACCACCACTCCTCCACCGTTCCCTTTCTCCCACTCCCCCGGCTGCGGCCACCCTTCTTTTCAAATCCAGTGTTCTCCTCCGCCGCTCCCGGCTACTATATCCATCAACAACCACCGATTCTCTGTCATCCACTACGACCCCACCACCACTTCCCTCTCGCTCTCTCTCCACCCCACCACCGTTGCCAATTGCAGCACCACACACTCTCTCTCCACCATCCCAAATCGACCCATTAACCTTTCGAATTCCCCTTTTCAACCCACCGACTCTTTCTGCTCTCGTCTCTCCTACCTCCGCCCATGCCTCCCACCGAACCTCCCAAACTGTAGCCATTGTCCGTGGGAGTGTAGAATTACCAAAAACCCACTTCAGATTATACATTCTTGTGGACCTATTCACCCTCCACAGCTCTCTACAGAAGGTTGCCAAGCTgacattttagggtttcttgatagCTTCTTGAAATTTGGGATTGAAGTTGAGTGGGAAGAGAAAGATTCTTACTTTTCAAGCTGTGGAGCTTGTGAATCCAACAATGGCGTTTGTGGGTTCAATTCATCTGATCCAAAGAAACCATTTTTATGCTTTGAATCGCTCTCTAAATCTCAAAAATTGTCGCCGGCGAAAGAAAAACCCAAATTACGTGTAGTGATGATGACTTTAGCTATACTGTTTCTGTGTTTTCtaatgtttatcttgataagtacATACGTTTCTCGGAGAAGAAAGAACTCGCCTTTAGAAGATCCGGCAGTTGTCTACCTCCACCGCCACCGCTCCGCCAGCCTACTTCCGCCGGTTTACACCTTCGAGGAACTTCAATCGTCAACAAACAACTTTGACCCGCAGAGGAAAATCGGAGACGGGGGTTTCGGGTCTGTCTACGTGGGTCACCTTCGAGAAAATCGAATTCACGCAATCAAGTATCTACACAAGCATAATCCTACATCAAATTCATTTTCAACAAAATCATTCTGCAATGAAATCTTGATTTTATCTTCTCTAAACCACCCAAATTTAGTCAAACTCCATGGGTATTGTAGCGATCCGAGAGGGTTACTGTTGGTTTATGAGTATGTACCCAATGGAACTCTCTCCGATCATTTACACGTACACAAGAAACGGTGTTTAACGTGGCAAGTACGAATTGACATCGCGTTACAAATCGCAACAGCGATCGAGTATCTACACTTTTCGGTGGTTCCACCGATCGTTCATAGAGACATTACGTCGAACAACATATTCGTGGACAAAGATATGCGTGTTCGAGTTGGGGATTTCGGGTTATCAAGGCTGTTGGATCCAGGTTGTGTGTGGACTGGTCCTCAAGGAACTCCCGGTTACTTGGATCCGGATTACTATCGGTCGTTCCGGTTGACGGAGAAGAGTGATATTTACAGTTTTGGGGTTGTTCTTCTGGAACTTGTCACCGGAATGAGAGCGGTGGATGGAAGGAGGGATAAGAGGGAAATGGCGTTAGCTGACATGGCGGTGGCGAAAATCCAAATGGGATTGTTGGGGGAGGTGATTGATCCCAGGTTAGCTACGGTGGATGGTGGTGGTGTGGCGGCACTGGCGGAGCTATCGTTTCGGTGTGTAGCGGCAGATAAGGATGATAGGCCGGATGCTAAGGAAGTGGTGGCGGAGTTGCGGAGGATTAAGGGACGTTTACGTGGCGTGggcggcggcggtggtggtgcgGCGGTGGGACCGATGAGGGCATCCAATTCGAGCAATGTAGTGGTTCCAGATGGTGGGCCGCTTGTGATGGACTGA